In Burkholderia gladioli, a genomic segment contains:
- a CDS encoding LysR family transcriptional regulator encodes MEYIDSLRIFCSVVEARGFTRAADMLGLSTPVVSRAVASLEKRLGVRLFHRTTRQISLTEAAEQFYEGCVRVIADLDALEEGASTQAREPSGVLRVISHATATTHRLLPLIASYKRKYPKVSIDVTLAERPVDLVAEGYDIGLLLPFMLTSDTVVTRLMEMIPFELVSSPEYLARAGTPTHPSQIADHMVVAFSTSIRKPEMRFRVDGEALTVPFRYEIESNNAPFNLGLVLKGFGLGMLPTSVVEEYLESGQLVSVLPDFPLVDMGAEIRLAYSSRTLLPAKVRSFIEHTVGFFESANAPLPR; translated from the coding sequence ATGGAATATATCGATAGCTTGCGTATCTTCTGTTCGGTCGTCGAAGCCCGAGGCTTCACGCGTGCGGCCGACATGCTGGGCCTGTCCACGCCGGTCGTCTCGCGCGCGGTCGCATCGCTGGAGAAGCGGCTCGGCGTGCGCCTGTTCCATCGCACCACGCGGCAGATCTCGCTGACCGAGGCCGCCGAGCAGTTCTACGAAGGCTGCGTGCGCGTGATCGCCGATCTCGACGCGCTCGAGGAGGGCGCCTCGACCCAGGCGCGCGAGCCCAGCGGCGTGCTGCGCGTGATCTCGCATGCCACCGCCACCACCCATCGCCTGCTGCCGCTGATCGCCAGCTACAAGCGCAAGTACCCGAAGGTCAGCATCGACGTGACGCTGGCCGAGCGCCCCGTCGACCTGGTGGCCGAAGGCTACGACATCGGCCTGCTGCTGCCCTTCATGCTGACCTCGGACACGGTGGTCACGCGGCTGATGGAGATGATCCCGTTCGAGCTGGTGAGTTCGCCCGAGTACCTGGCGCGCGCCGGCACGCCCACGCATCCCTCGCAGATCGCCGACCACATGGTGGTGGCCTTCTCGACCTCGATCCGCAAGCCCGAAATGCGCTTTCGCGTCGACGGGGAGGCGCTCACGGTGCCGTTTCGCTACGAGATCGAGTCGAACAACGCGCCCTTCAATCTCGGCTTGGTTCTGAAGGGCTTCGGGCTCGGCATGCTGCCGACCTCGGTGGTCGAGGAATACCTCGAGAGCGGGCAACTGGTCTCGGTGCTGCCCGATTTTCCGCTGGTCGACATGGGCGCCGAGATCCGTCTGGCTTACAGCTCCCGCACCCTGCTGCCGGCCAAGGTGCGCAGCTTCATCGAGCACACGGTCGGCTTCTTCGAAAGCGCGAACGCACCGCTGCCGCGCTGA